The Drosophila sechellia strain sech25 chromosome 2R, ASM438219v1, whole genome shotgun sequence nucleotide sequence CTTGGGGGCAAGCAATAGAAGCGCATGAATTCGCCAGGTTGGGTGACAAAAGAATAGAAGGGAATGCTACCATCTTAAAACTTGATAATAAGCTTTTGGATCTTTAGTATATTTGCCGATTTTTTTAGGACATACAAAATAGTTCTGAATTGCATAACGGTGGCATTCCTAGACTATCTTTTTTGAATCCCCATCTCTTATGCATACTGAATTGAATTTTGCACAAGGTGAGATCAGAGGGGCAACAGGTTTGTGATTAAGTTAGTATAAATGACAGCTCCATATATTTAAGAGATCGCTCCGTTACCAAGTCTTTCATTCGATGCTTCCTTACATAACTTTCTTTAATCGATACAGAAACTATTTTGATACACTTATACCCTCTGATCTCTCGATCTCGATCGAATAGTCTGCCACAACGAACGCATCATCAACGTCTCGTATCCATATCTAGTCTGTAGATTAAGTTTATATATATGCGCATATGTAGATTGCATTTTAATGGGAATATTTTTGACTAGGCTTAAGCACTGCCATCGCAGTCGCACTCCACAAAGATCGCTGATCGCTGATCACTGGGTGGACAAACAGGAACCAGACACCGGAGACCATCAAAACAATAAGATAAATGAGATATGGAATATTTAGAGAACTGTCTACAGCCCGAATTTCTGGGTAACTTTACATAATCTTTGTAACTAAAGCAACGTGTTGAttgtaatttgtataaataaacCATCTATAACCGTATCATATCAGCAGTAGTAGTAATTATAATAGTAGTTATCGTAGTAGCAGCGATTATAGGTTGCGGGATAAGGTACGGGCAGAGGCACCGGAAGAACTCCCGCGTATCCAGCATAGCCGCCATATCGGGCATATCCGCCATATCGGGCATATCCGCCATATCCTCCGAAGCCTCTAAAGCCACCTCCTCTAAAGCCTCCGCGACCTGGTCCTCCGAAGCCGCCACGACCGAATCCTGGACCACGTCCTCCAAATCCGCCTCTACCGAAACCACCTCTCCCTCCTCCGAATCCGCCTCCTCGACCTCCACCTCCGAAACCTCCAGCATGACCGCCTCCACCGtgtcctcctccgcctccaccTCCTCTCGCATTGGAGATCTGAACCTGGGCCACAAGGAAAATCAGACAAAACAAAATCCACACTCGGGACATCTTATCCGGCCAGAACCTTTTCAATCCGTTGGTAAATCACGACTAAGTTCCGATGACTGGAAAATTCTATTTATTGCAAATTAATTAGGACACCCGCGTTAATTGGCAATGCGGGCATGAGTTCATGTATTGAAAATCCCGATCGAGTTACTCTTGTTTGTCTCTGTATTTGCGTTGCTTCGCCTCTCTCCGCCGATTCACACTCCTCGATATCACAGCAGCCTAAATGATTAGGCATCAAATGTAATTTGTTCCTTAACCGAATGAACTTATACATATAGATGGGGGATGAGCCGCTGGAGGAGCCTCCTACAGCGCCTCGGGgcattgtttgtttttgctgaTGAtcagcctttccggatccagagaGAGTCGCTTCAACACATCGTAAACTTTGGAGCGGACATCCACCTCGAAGTCCCGATCACGTCCAAGAATCCAGATCTGATCGGAGTGACCCAGTGAGCCGATGCTGCCGCAGGACCACAAGATGGCGAAGTTCTCGTAGTCCGTGTAGAGCACCTGGTACTTTCCGGAACCTGGCAGCAGTCGGGCAATTACGTCCGGAAATCGGGTGGTAAACTAGGAAATATTAATTGTGTTTATTGAGTgctattaatattatttattgtggCTACCTTAAAGTCCATGATGGAGGATCGGCTGTTTTCTGGCGTTGCATAGCCAATGTTTACGTTCGGGTTACCAGTTCTAAAAAGCACAAAGACTTCAAAcacataatatattaatagATAAGTTTGACATACATGCgatttatgtttttaatgGCCACAGCCAGCTTGAAATTGGAAAACTTGGATTGTTCGCCCTTGTTGTACGGCTCAAACTGAAAGGTGGTGCACCCGGATGCGATTTCCGGAAGATAAAAAGAGCGCTCTACCTCGTACCAGTGTCCAAGGACCTACAAGATAATGAGATTACATCCGTTTATTATTACTTCTTTATCAACATGTTTTTTGGGCTCTTAAGTAAGTTGTTTCTCGATTTTCCAAGTACTTCATCGAAAAGTGGCATCTGGAAAGATTGGAACTAGAACAATCTGATAACCATCAATATGAAATCCAAAACCTTTGTCACGCAGCGTTTCTCTCGGCCAAGTAACACTTAACTGGGTTACTAATCAAAATGCCACTTAGCGCAAACAATGCGTAAAACGTAAACATTTTGGAAACTGGTTATGGACTCGCTTGTGGCTGCTGGCGCTGCCCATCTTGCAGTTCAAAGTCGGCGGAGGGCGCCGCATCGGATCGGAGATTGCCACTGGTGGCCAGTCGAGGTCTTTGCCCCGGGTCAAAAGTGCGCTTAGGGGGCGGGGCCGGTGGCAAATGGCTTAATTCACGCCTGTCAACAACTCAATTGGATGGTTGTGCCATTTGGAAGTGGCAGGGGAAGTGGAGAGGAGGTCGCCAGCCCCACATAATGTGAGTGACAATGCCTCCACCTCACCCGGGCAATTATGGTGCATTATCTTTTATGCAAATCAAGGCtcaatcaatttaatttgagCTGCTTAAGTGAGTGTGCCAATTTTCTAGTCCATGATCTCGACAGTGTATCTAAACCAACAGCGGGTCGTTTATAGCTAAAACAACTACATGCATTTATGAGTACTAAACAAAGTCCATTTCATTCCATTCTCAGAAATACTTTTAAACAATCTTTTTACAGCCACCTGAAAccaattttccaattttctcGCACGAGAAACATTAGTTTCACATTTATGATGGCATATTTGTGTCTTGGCAAGATGAttccataaatatttgattgaaaTCTTGGCTGTAATAGCAAAATGTGCGCACCAGGGATGTTCCACTGTATTGCACTTTGTTGTCCTTGGCGTGCCCATGTCTCAGCATTGGTACTGGTTGATTTACTTCTTTATAAAATAAGTGGCTTGTTTACCATCAGCAGGCCATAAAGCTTTTGTGCCGCTCGCCTCCTTCTGTAAAACTGGTTTGCATTTTACACGGCGGATCGGATTTGCTGGCCTTAAATTGGTTCAAGTTCATCATCTGCACAATCCCCAAGATGTAAAGAGGGGTCTGCGTCTGCGGCAGACGCCTTGTGCCAATTAATCGAAGATGTGACACGTTTAAGACGATGGCCAATAGCCGATAAGTGGCCAGTTATACAGTGCATCTCATAGTTGTAAGGACAAGCAGTTCTCATATACTCATAGATACTGTATAATCTAATAACTTGGTTTACTTAGTACTGAACATTACACTTAAGCATTTGGGTTCAGTTGGGTCAATAATCTGTGGCTTTAATAACAGGTTTGAAAGGTGGTTTAATAAAGCCAATGTACATTGCAAATATGTATATCTAGACCGCAAACAAATGTGTGTATGAATATTTACAATACCCAAACAGGCTGTTAATAAAATTGCGATCGAAATATGCTGAAATTTTAGTTAGAGTATGTAGAGTAAGTATGAGAAAACCAGCAACTAACTTACCCGACTCATGTTAAACTTTGGCATGGATGGATAATTCGGGCAACGTCCAAATCCGTAGGCATCCGTCCCAGCAAATGTCACTAATAGCACTCCGGACAACAGCCAAACCCTCGAGCCAAGTGGCTGGCCACTCATCATGGTTGCTTTTTATAGTTCACTTTGAATATTTGGCACTTTAGGCGGCAGAATCGGCACTCCAGCACCTAACTAAACTGTGTAGAATTCGAAATCAGGCAATTTCCATTGAACTCGGCCGTTTTAACTTGGCTGTGCACAAAGCGATGATTTCCGTTCCGACGGGTTCACTTGGCCAACGAACTATGGATCGACATGAACCTACTACATATACATTTCCTCAAAGGTACACCATGTCCGTCCATTAGTATTCCGGATGGGATGTGTGCGATAATGGAACGTGCTGGCTACCGGCTTAGTGGAGCAAGCCGGACCGAATTGGTAGCTCCCACAAAGAAAAAGAAGTGAAGTGTTGTGATGTGAGGTGAAGTGAAGTGAAAACCACTAACTGGGTTGGCGCGGCGCCGTttattattgatatttattttggtttttggctcGTGCCCGGCCAGCGAGTTA carries:
- the LOC6608946 gene encoding apolipoprotein D; its protein translation is MMSGQPLGSRVWLLSGVLLVTFAGTDAYGFGRCPNYPSMPKFNMSRVLGHWYEVERSFYLPEIASGCTTFQFEPYNKGEQSKFSNFKLAVAIKNINRITGNPNVNIGYATPENSRSSIMDFKFTTRFPDVIARLLPGSGKYQVLYTDYENFAILWSCGSIGSLGHSDQIWILGRDRDFEVDVRSKVYDVLKRLSLDPERLIISKNKQCPEAL
- the LOC6608945 gene encoding uncharacterized protein LOC6608945 — protein: MREEVEAEEDTVEAVMLEVSEVEVEEADSEEGEVVSVEADLEDVVQDSVVAASEDQVAEALEEVALEASEDMADMPDMADMPDMAAMLDTREFFRCLCPYLIPQPIIAATTITTIIITTTADMIRL